The following coding sequences lie in one Amycolatopsis cihanbeyliensis genomic window:
- a CDS encoding 2-hydroxy-3-oxopropionate reductase: MTNVGFIGLGIMGGPMAGHLAAAGHVVAGYDLSTEAVDKLRSVGGRVAGSVADTVAGADVVITMLPNHPQVEQVALGAGGVLEVAKPDTLLIDMSTIRPETSVELAKVGAERGVRVLDAPVSGGEAGAKQAALSIMVGGEGGDFAAAKPLFDSLGTTVAHVGPHGAGQVVKAANQLVVGGTYGLVGEAIVLLEASGVDAATGLDVLAGGLAGSRILELKRESMVARRFEPGFRIDLHHKDMGIALAAARQAEVSLPLTGLVAQLVAAARAMGNGSLDHSALLTVTEQLSGR, from the coding sequence ATGACGAACGTGGGATTCATCGGGCTCGGCATCATGGGCGGCCCGATGGCCGGTCACCTCGCCGCGGCCGGGCACGTGGTCGCCGGCTACGACCTCAGTACGGAGGCGGTGGACAAGCTGCGTTCCGTGGGCGGGCGCGTCGCGGGCAGCGTGGCCGACACCGTGGCCGGCGCCGATGTGGTGATCACCATGCTGCCCAACCACCCGCAGGTCGAGCAGGTCGCGCTCGGCGCGGGCGGGGTGCTGGAGGTCGCCAAACCGGACACCCTGCTGATCGACATGAGCACGATCCGGCCGGAGACCTCGGTGGAGCTGGCGAAGGTCGGAGCCGAGCGGGGCGTGCGGGTGCTGGACGCGCCGGTCTCCGGCGGCGAGGCCGGGGCGAAGCAGGCCGCACTGTCCATCATGGTCGGTGGCGAGGGGGGAGACTTCGCCGCGGCGAAGCCGCTGTTCGACTCGCTCGGCACGACCGTCGCGCACGTCGGACCACATGGTGCGGGCCAGGTGGTCAAGGCCGCGAACCAGCTCGTGGTCGGCGGGACCTACGGTCTGGTCGGCGAGGCGATCGTGCTGCTCGAGGCCTCCGGGGTGGACGCGGCCACCGGCCTGGACGTGCTGGCGGGCGGTCTGGCGGGCAGCCGGATCCTGGAGCTGAAACGCGAGTCGATGGTGGCCCGCCGGTTCGAGCCGGGATTCCGGATCGACCTGCACCACAAGGACATGGGCATCGCACTGGCCGCCGCGCGCCAGGCCGAGGTGTCCCTGCCGCTGACCGGCCTGGTCGCCCAACTCGTCGCGGCGGCACGGGCGATGGGCAACGGCTCACTGGACCACTCCGCGCTGCTCACCGTCACCGAGCAGCTTTCCGGCCGATAA
- a CDS encoding hydroxypyruvate isomerase family protein: MSEPGHDLRYDVNLSVLFTELPLLRRPAAARALGFDAVEFWWPFTRAAPGDREVTEFARAANDAGVTLVGLNFFAGDMAGGDRGLLSWAGRESEFADSVDIAIGLGEQLGCRCFNALYGNRIEGTTPSTQDDLALANLDLAATAAARIGARVVLEPLSGAPRYPLRTVADALAVVDKAGRDNVFLLADLYHLAVNSDDLDALAAEHGSRIGHVQIADAPGRNEPGTGSLDIHRHLAALEAAGYRGFVGLEYKPSGPSSESFGWLSHERRGL; this comes from the coding sequence ATGAGCGAACCGGGTCACGACCTGCGCTACGACGTGAACCTGTCGGTCCTGTTCACCGAGTTACCCCTGCTGCGCAGGCCCGCGGCGGCCAGGGCGCTGGGCTTCGACGCGGTCGAGTTCTGGTGGCCGTTCACGCGCGCGGCTCCCGGCGACAGGGAGGTCACCGAGTTCGCCCGCGCGGCCAATGACGCCGGAGTCACGCTGGTCGGGTTGAACTTCTTCGCCGGAGATATGGCCGGCGGTGATCGCGGGCTGCTGTCCTGGGCCGGCAGGGAATCCGAGTTCGCCGACAGCGTGGACATCGCGATCGGGCTCGGCGAGCAGTTGGGCTGCCGGTGCTTCAACGCGCTGTACGGCAACCGGATCGAGGGAACAACACCATCCACACAGGACGATCTGGCGCTGGCGAACCTCGACCTCGCGGCGACCGCGGCGGCGCGGATCGGCGCGCGGGTGGTGCTGGAACCGCTGTCCGGGGCGCCCCGGTACCCGCTGCGCACCGTGGCCGACGCGCTGGCGGTCGTGGACAAGGCGGGCCGGGACAACGTGTTCCTGCTCGCCGACCTCTACCACCTCGCCGTCAACTCCGACGACCTGGACGCGCTGGCCGCCGAGCACGGCTCGCGCATCGGCCATGTGCAGATCGCCGACGCACCCGGGCGCAACGAGCCGGGCACCGGATCGCTGGACATCCACCGCCACCTCGCCGCGCTGGAGGCCGCCGGATACCGGGGATTCGTCGGCCTGGAGTACAAGCCGAGCGGACCCAGCTCGGAGTCGTTCGGATGGCTTTCGCACGAAAGAAGGGGACTGTGA
- a CDS encoding helix-turn-helix domain-containing protein, with product MELEVEFTSEPFRGEGEPPDHAVRAERAATLAGLTTDFGPLGTAARGEREAVLDALPAIARAALDGGATRLTLRLRREGEGSPTATEPASVLDRFVHEVEAELGSPLAELDRAGKQRAVRLLDERGAFQLRKSVAAVAESLGVTRFTVYNYLNREDP from the coding sequence GTGGAGCTGGAAGTCGAGTTCACGAGCGAGCCGTTCCGCGGCGAGGGCGAGCCGCCGGACCACGCGGTACGTGCCGAGCGGGCGGCGACCCTGGCCGGGCTGACCACGGATTTCGGGCCGCTCGGCACGGCCGCGCGCGGCGAGCGGGAGGCCGTGCTGGACGCCCTGCCCGCGATCGCGCGGGCGGCGCTGGACGGGGGCGCCACCCGGCTGACCCTGCGCCTGCGCCGGGAGGGCGAGGGATCCCCGACCGCGACGGAGCCCGCCAGCGTGCTCGACCGGTTCGTGCACGAGGTCGAGGCCGAGCTGGGCAGCCCGCTGGCCGAGCTGGACCGGGCGGGCAAGCAGCGGGCGGTCCGGTTACTGGACGAGCGCGGGGCGTTCCAGCTACGCAAATCCGTGGCCGCGGTCGCGGAGTCGCTCGGCGTCACCCGGTTCACCGTGTACAACTACCTGAACCGGGAGGACCCCTGA
- the pucL gene encoding factor-independent urate hydroxylase: MGITLGPNQYGKAEVRLVTVRRDGPTHHLKDLTVSTALRGDLAATHLSGDNSAVVATDTQKNTVYAFAKEEPVGEIEDFALRLGRHFVADFEHITGARILIEEHGWDRIEAGGSPQDHAFSRAGSERRTTAVTVRDGDAWVVSGLTDLVVLKSTGSEFHGFPRDRYTTLAETTDRVLATAVTARWRHTGLGVDWGASFPEIRRILLETFATQHSLSLQQTLYAMGEAVLRERAEVAEVRLSLPNKHHFLVDLSPFGLTNDNEVFHAADRPYGLIEGSVLREGAPDPGPAWHTDAF, from the coding sequence GTGGGCATCACCCTGGGACCCAACCAGTACGGCAAGGCCGAGGTCCGGCTGGTCACCGTGCGCAGGGACGGGCCGACGCACCACCTCAAGGACCTCACGGTGTCCACCGCGCTACGCGGCGACCTCGCGGCGACACACCTTTCCGGGGACAACTCCGCGGTCGTCGCCACGGACACGCAGAAGAACACCGTGTACGCCTTCGCCAAGGAGGAACCGGTCGGCGAGATCGAGGACTTCGCGCTGCGGCTGGGCCGGCACTTCGTGGCCGATTTCGAGCACATCACCGGCGCGCGGATACTGATCGAGGAACACGGCTGGGACCGGATCGAGGCCGGCGGTAGCCCGCAGGACCACGCCTTCTCCCGCGCCGGTTCGGAGCGGCGCACCACCGCGGTGACCGTGCGGGACGGTGACGCCTGGGTGGTCTCCGGCCTGACCGACCTGGTGGTGCTGAAGTCCACCGGCTCGGAGTTCCACGGTTTCCCGCGGGACCGCTACACCACCCTCGCCGAGACCACGGACCGCGTCCTGGCCACCGCAGTCACCGCCCGCTGGCGCCACACCGGGCTGGGCGTGGACTGGGGCGCGAGCTTCCCGGAGATCCGCCGCATCCTGCTGGAGACCTTCGCCACCCAGCACAGCCTCTCCCTGCAGCAAACGTTGTACGCGATGGGCGAGGCGGTGCTGCGCGAGCGGGCGGAGGTCGCCGAGGTGCGCCTCTCGCTCCCGAACAAGCACCACTTCCTGGTCGACCTTTCCCCTTTCGGCCTCACCAACGACAACGAGGTCTTCCACGCCGCCGACCGGCCGTACGGCTTGATCGAGGGCAGCGTCCTGCGCGAGGGCGCGCCGGACCCCGGCCCCGCCTGGCACACCGACGCCTTCT
- the gcl gene encoding glyoxylate carboligase, translating to MPRVPAMQAVVDVLASEGVDTAFGCPGAAILPLYQALQGSGVEHLVVRHEEGATHMADGWARTTGNVGVAIGTSGPAGTNMITGLYTAQADSIPILCITGQAVSTKLHQEAFQAVDIVEIAKPVTKWAVQVREAAQAPWIFREAFRIARSGRPGPVLIDLPLDVQRQDIEWDSSIDAPLPVAAVLPQPARVERALDLLLAAQRPLILAGGGVVLGEASERLRAVAERLGIPVGVTLMGKGTFPEDHELFAGMAGIQTSQRWANAAFLESDLVLALGARFGDRHTGTLEVYRGERTFIHVDIEPTQIGRVFGPDLGIVSDTGAFLAELLAAARRRGAPRAGRAWVHRLTALKRELPRRADFDEAPIKAPRVFAEINDTYGEDTYFVTAIGLYQIWSGQFQRAHKPRHYQVCGQAGPLGWEIPAAIGVKKARPDAEVVGVVGDYSFQFLVEELAVAAQYDVPFVLVMLNNEYLGLIRQAELGYGMNYQVDIHYDSYGTDNVKIMQAYGCSGTRVLEAGEIRPSLEWARKEAERTSRPVLVEVMIEREANAAMGTALDNVVEFDPVT from the coding sequence ATGCCGAGAGTTCCGGCCATGCAGGCCGTTGTCGACGTGCTCGCCAGCGAGGGGGTGGACACCGCTTTCGGGTGTCCCGGCGCCGCCATACTCCCGCTCTACCAGGCGCTCCAGGGCAGCGGGGTCGAGCATCTGGTGGTGCGGCACGAGGAAGGTGCCACGCACATGGCCGACGGCTGGGCGCGCACCACGGGAAACGTGGGCGTGGCCATCGGCACCTCGGGACCCGCGGGCACGAACATGATCACCGGGCTGTACACCGCGCAGGCGGACTCCATCCCGATCCTGTGCATCACCGGCCAAGCCGTGTCGACAAAGCTCCATCAGGAGGCCTTCCAGGCGGTGGACATCGTCGAGATCGCCAAGCCGGTGACCAAATGGGCGGTCCAGGTGAGGGAGGCGGCACAGGCGCCCTGGATCTTCCGCGAGGCGTTCCGGATCGCCCGCTCCGGCCGCCCAGGGCCGGTCCTCATCGACCTCCCGCTGGATGTGCAGCGGCAGGACATCGAGTGGGACTCCAGCATCGACGCCCCGCTGCCGGTGGCAGCCGTGCTCCCGCAACCGGCGAGGGTGGAACGCGCTCTGGACCTGCTGCTCGCGGCGCAGCGGCCGTTGATCCTCGCCGGCGGCGGCGTGGTGCTCGGCGAGGCGAGCGAGCGGCTGCGCGCGGTGGCCGAGCGGCTCGGCATCCCGGTGGGGGTGACCCTGATGGGCAAGGGCACCTTCCCCGAGGACCATGAGCTGTTCGCCGGGATGGCCGGGATCCAGACCTCCCAGCGCTGGGCCAACGCCGCCTTCCTCGAGTCCGATCTGGTGCTGGCGCTGGGTGCCCGGTTCGGCGACCGGCACACCGGGACGCTGGAGGTCTACCGGGGCGAGCGCACGTTCATCCACGTGGACATCGAGCCGACCCAGATCGGCAGGGTCTTCGGGCCGGATCTCGGCATCGTCTCCGACACCGGGGCGTTCCTTGCCGAGCTGCTCGCCGCGGCGCGGCGTCGCGGCGCGCCGCGTGCGGGGCGGGCCTGGGTGCACCGGCTGACCGCGTTGAAACGGGAACTGCCCCGCAGGGCGGACTTCGACGAGGCCCCGATCAAGGCACCGCGAGTGTTCGCCGAGATCAACGACACCTATGGCGAGGACACCTACTTCGTCACCGCGATCGGGCTGTACCAGATCTGGTCCGGACAGTTCCAGCGCGCGCACAAGCCGCGGCACTACCAGGTGTGCGGGCAGGCGGGCCCACTCGGCTGGGAGATCCCGGCGGCGATCGGGGTGAAGAAGGCCCGCCCGGACGCCGAGGTGGTCGGCGTGGTCGGCGACTACTCCTTCCAGTTCCTGGTGGAGGAGCTCGCGGTGGCCGCGCAGTACGACGTGCCGTTCGTGCTGGTCATGCTGAACAACGAGTACCTCGGCCTGATCCGGCAGGCCGAGCTGGGGTACGGGATGAACTACCAGGTGGACATCCACTACGACAGCTACGGCACGGACAACGTCAAGATCATGCAGGCCTACGGCTGCTCGGGGACCCGGGTGCTGGAGGCGGGCGAGATCCGGCCCTCGCTGGAATGGGCCCGCAAGGAGGCCGAGCGGACCAGCCGCCCGGTGCTGGTGGAGGTCATGATCGAGCGCGAGGCCAACGCGGCGATGGGAACGGCTTTGGACAACGTGGTCGAGTTCGATCCGGTCACATGA
- the allB gene encoding allantoinase AllB, whose product MTELDLVFHARRAVTAEGEIACTVGVAGGRIVAVEPFDADLSGGRVVELGRDAVLLPGLVDTHVHVNDPGRQEWEGFATATRAAAAGGITTIIDMPLNSLPPTVDPASLGTKRAAADGAVYVDVGFWGGAIPGKLDQLAGLHEAGVFGVKCFTVDSGVEEFPPLDGAGLAEAFRIAAELETPLLVHAEDHGEIEQAPAAQGDRYADFLRSRPAAAEDRAIARVVELAASTGARTHILHLASAGALGTIAEARRAGAPLTVETCPHYLSFTAEEIPDGATQFKCCPPIREAANRELLWRALAGGVIDSVVSDHSPCTAELKCFATGDFGKAWGGIASLQLGLPAVWTQARQRGFGLPDVVRWMAEGPARQVGLRHKGRIAPGLDADLCVFAPDEAFLVDATTLHHRNPVSAYHGRPLSGVVRGTWLRGVEVTGEQPHGDLLRRTKH is encoded by the coding sequence GTGACGGAACTTGATTTGGTCTTCCACGCGCGTCGAGCGGTGACCGCGGAAGGTGAGATCGCCTGCACGGTTGGTGTGGCGGGTGGTCGGATCGTGGCCGTGGAACCGTTCGACGCGGACCTCTCCGGTGGCCGCGTCGTCGAGCTCGGCCGCGACGCGGTCCTGCTTCCCGGGCTGGTGGACACCCACGTGCACGTCAACGACCCCGGTAGGCAGGAGTGGGAGGGTTTCGCGACGGCGACGAGGGCCGCGGCCGCGGGCGGCATCACCACCATCATCGACATGCCGCTGAACAGCCTGCCGCCGACCGTGGACCCCGCCTCGCTCGGCACGAAGCGGGCGGCGGCGGACGGTGCGGTGTACGTGGACGTCGGCTTCTGGGGCGGTGCGATTCCCGGCAAGCTGGACCAGCTCGCCGGGCTGCACGAGGCGGGGGTGTTCGGTGTCAAATGCTTCACCGTGGACTCCGGGGTCGAGGAGTTCCCTCCGCTGGACGGCGCTGGGCTGGCGGAGGCCTTCCGGATCGCCGCCGAGCTGGAGACGCCGCTGCTGGTGCATGCCGAGGACCACGGCGAGATCGAGCAGGCGCCGGCCGCGCAGGGCGACCGCTACGCCGACTTCCTGCGGTCCCGCCCGGCCGCGGCCGAGGACAGGGCGATCGCGCGGGTGGTCGAGCTGGCCGCGTCGACCGGCGCCAGGACGCACATCCTGCACCTGGCCTCCGCGGGCGCGCTCGGCACGATCGCCGAGGCACGGCGGGCCGGGGCGCCGCTGACCGTGGAGACCTGCCCGCACTACCTGAGCTTCACAGCCGAGGAGATCCCGGACGGGGCCACCCAGTTCAAGTGCTGCCCGCCGATCCGGGAGGCGGCCAACCGGGAGCTGCTGTGGCGCGCACTGGCCGGCGGCGTGATCGACAGCGTGGTCAGCGACCACTCACCGTGCACCGCGGAGCTCAAGTGCTTCGCCACCGGCGACTTCGGGAAAGCCTGGGGCGGCATCGCGAGCCTGCAACTCGGCCTGCCCGCGGTGTGGACCCAGGCACGGCAGCGCGGTTTCGGCCTCCCCGACGTGGTGCGCTGGATGGCCGAGGGGCCAGCACGGCAGGTCGGCCTGCGGCACAAGGGCCGGATCGCGCCAGGGCTCGACGCGGACCTGTGCGTGTTCGCGCCGGACGAGGCGTTCCTGGTGGACGCCACCACGCTGCACCACCGCAACCCGGTGAGCGCCTACCACGGCAGGCCGCTGTCCGGTGTGGTCCGCGGAACCTGGCTGCGCGGGGTCGAGGTCACCGGGGAACAGCCGCACGGCGACCTGCTGCGGCGCACGAAACACTAG
- a CDS encoding 2-oxo-4-hydroxy-4-carboxy-5-ureidoimidazoline decarboxylase yields the protein MSSSSQANPLGLAEFNTADPERLRPLLTECLAVRRWVDAVLAGRPYPDHRALLDAADAAAPLLPDEIRGAMKAHPRIGARVRTASWSAAEQSGVDDETAESFRAANLEYERRFGHVYLVCASGRDGAELLADLRARLANEPGTELAVAGRELIEIARLRLGKAVRPMSEGAEA from the coding sequence ATGTCATCTTCTTCGCAGGCGAACCCGCTGGGGCTGGCCGAGTTCAACACCGCCGATCCGGAGCGACTGCGGCCACTGCTCACCGAATGCCTTGCGGTGCGGCGCTGGGTGGATGCGGTACTGGCCGGGCGGCCCTACCCCGACCACCGGGCGTTGCTGGACGCGGCGGACGCCGCGGCGCCCCTGCTGCCGGACGAGATCCGCGGCGCGATGAAGGCGCACCCGCGGATCGGTGCGCGGGTGCGCACCGCGAGCTGGTCGGCCGCCGAGCAGTCCGGTGTGGATGACGAGACCGCGGAGTCGTTCCGTGCCGCCAACCTCGAGTACGAGCGCAGGTTCGGCCACGTGTACCTGGTGTGCGCGAGCGGCCGGGACGGCGCCGAGTTGCTCGCCGACCTGCGGGCGCGACTGGCCAACGAGCCCGGTACCGAGCTGGCGGTCGCCGGCAGGGAGCTGATCGAGATCGCACGGCTGCGCTTGGGAAAGGCGGTACGCCCGATGAGTGAAGGAGCCGAGGCATGA
- the uraH gene encoding hydroxyisourate hydrolase: MSLVTTHVLDTAAGRPAAGVPVRLESRGEDWETLASARTDEDGRARELGPDHLPEGVYRLVFDTAAYHGERAFFPEVTVCFRITDGQAHHHVPILLSPFAFSTYRGS; this comes from the coding sequence ATGAGTCTCGTGACCACCCACGTACTGGACACCGCGGCCGGGCGACCGGCCGCCGGGGTGCCGGTCCGGCTGGAGTCCCGCGGCGAGGACTGGGAGACCCTCGCCTCCGCCCGCACCGACGAGGACGGCCGCGCCCGCGAACTCGGCCCTGACCACCTACCGGAAGGCGTGTACCGGCTGGTCTTCGACACCGCCGCCTATCACGGCGAGCGGGCCTTCTTCCCGGAGGTCACGGTGTGCTTCCGGATCACCGACGGGCAGGCGCACCACCACGTGCCGATCCTGCTCAGCCCGTTCGCCTTCTCCACCTACCGAGGGAGCTGA